One window of Bacillus sp. THAF10 genomic DNA carries:
- a CDS encoding DUF3892 domain-containing protein, protein MSETFVAVQKNGDGDITGFKTSTGRVLTYQEALQDVNQGNVIGANVFKGKDGEMYIRGNADGDPSNNLDQLPIF, encoded by the coding sequence ATGAGTGAAACCTTTGTGGCAGTTCAAAAAAATGGTGACGGAGACATCACTGGCTTCAAAACATCCACCGGCAGAGTCCTCACCTATCAAGAAGCATTACAAGATGTAAATCAAGGCAATGTGATCGGAGCTAATGTGTTTAAAGGAAAGGATGGAGAAATGTATATTAGAGGAAATGCGGATGGAGATCCAAGCAATAACCTTGATCAATTACCCATTTTCTAA